GCCGAGACGGGCTGCTCGGCCAGGCGCCCGCCACCCGACGCCTCGACGGATAGTCCGAGGCCGCGCAGGTCCGGCGCCATGGCCGCCGGGCGACCGGTGACGGGCAGACGACCCGAGCGGTAGTCGGCGACCGCGGTCTCGAGCACCCCGGCGCCGTCACCCACGCCACCGTCCGCGCCACCGACGCCGGAGGAGGCCCCGGTGCCGGGTCGGCTCGTGACCGGCGTCTCGCCGCCCCCGGTCGTGCGGCGCACCGCCTCGACGCCGGCCGCGGCGACGACGAGCCCCGCAGCCGCGACGAGCAGCCCCCGGCGCGAGAGGCCTCGCTGCGACCCGGCCGCACTCCCGCCCCCGTCCGTCGCCTGTGCCCGGGCGGCGGCCGGCAGCCGCGCCATCAGCCGATCGTGCAGCCCTGCGTCAGAGGCCTCGACAGCGTCGGGCCCGGCGTCAGCCCCGTAGCCGGCCCCGTCGGCCGGTCGGTCGAACCTGCCCCGGCGCCCGACCTCGCGACCGAGGCGCGCCAGCCGGACCTCGGCCGTGCACGCCTCGCAGGTGGCCACGTGGGCCTCGACCTCGCGGCGCCGCGGCGCCGGCAACAGGCCCTCGACGAGCTCGGCGAGCGGCTGCCCGTGGCCCCCGGACGGGGTGGTGCGGTCGTCGGTCACCATCATCACGAGACCTCCTGGGTCTGGAGCAGCAGCAGGGCGAGGGCCTGCCGTCCGCGGTGCACGCGCGACAGCACCGTGCCGCGGGGGACGTCGAGGATGCCGGCGCTCTCGGCCGCGGTGAGGCCGCACAGGTCCATGAGCACGAGGGACTCCCGCTGCGCGTAGGGCAGTCGGCGCAGGGCGGCCCGCACCCGTCCGGTGTCGAGGTTGCCCAGCACGCGGTCCTCGACGTCGCCCGCGGTCACCTGACGCACCACGTCGGCATCCAGGACGGCCCCGACGTCCTCGGGCGTCAACGGCAGCGACGAGGTGCGACGGCGACGTGACCGGGCCTGGTTGAGGCAGATGGTCACGAGCCACGGGGTCACCCGGTCGGGCGGCCCCGACCGCTCCCACGAGCGCCAGGCCAGCAGGTAGGTGTCCTGCAGCAGGTCCTCGGCGTCGTGGGAGCTGTCCGTCAGTCGCCGGGCGAGCCGGTGCAGCCGCGCCGCGTCGGCGCGCACGGCCTCCTCGAAGTGCATGGTCCTCCTGCGTCGGGCCCGGCGGTGCGGGTCGCACCGGGATGCAATCACACGGGCTGCTGTCGCGTCCTCGTAGGTGGGAGATCCGAGGAGACGGAGGAACGAATGCGACTGTACCCGAGGCAACGGCGCCACGGACGTGCGCTCAGGACGTGGCTGGGAGTGGTGCTGGCCACGCTGGTGCTCGCCCTCGTGGCGACACCGACCGTGTCGGCATCCGGTTCGGCAGGGCCGCCTGGTGCTGCGCTGACGGTGCCGGCCACGGCCGCCCCGCCCGGTGCGCGCACCCCCGCGTCGGTGGCCCCGCCCGCCCCGGCGCCTGCGCGCCTGGCCGACGGGGCGGTCGGCGCCCGGGTCGTGGTGGGCTTCCGCCACACGTGCGTGCTCACCCGTACCGGCGGCGTGCAGTGCTGGGGCGACGACACGTACGGCCAGCTCGGTCGTGGCACGAGCGGGGCGTCGTCCGCCGTGCCGCAGTGGGTGAGCGGACTGCGGTCGGGCGTCGCATCGCTGTCGGCGGGGGAGGACCACACCTGCGTCGTCACCACCGCTGGAGCCGTGCGCTGCTGGGGGAGCAACACGTGGGGCATGCTCGGTGACGCGACCACGGTCGACCGGTCGACGCCCGTCACCCCGACCGCTCTCACCTCGGGTATGAGGTCGGTCTCGGCCGGAGCCCAGCAGACGTGTGCCCAGCGGACCATCGGCGCCGTGCTGTGCTGGGGGTGGAACGGCTCGGGCGGTCTCGGGGACGGCACGACGACCGACCGGCTGAGCCCGGTCACCGTCAAGGGACTGCCCTCCGACGTCACCTCGGTCTCGGCCGGTTTCACCTACGCGTGCGCGCTCACCAGCGGGGGGCGCCTCTGGTGCTGGGGAGGCAGCCGCTGGCTGGCCGGCGCCGGCGAGTACTTCGCCCTGACGACGCCGCGACTCGTGGGGCTGACCGGGGTCAGGCAGATCGCCGCCCGCCTCGACCGCACGTGTGCCGTGACGACGGCGGGGGCGACGTGGTGCTGGGGCGGGCCGGGCGAGATCGGCGACGGGCGCAACTACGTCCCCGACGCCCCCGTGCCCTCCCGCGTCGAGACCCTCGGCGACGGCAGCACGAGCGCCGTGGCACCCGGTCAGGCCAGCACGTGCGTGCTCACCCCCGCCGGTGCGGTGCGCTGCTGGGGCACCAGCGACCTCGATCTCGGCGACCTGCTCTACGGCAACAGCCGCACCATCGGCGCATGGCGTCCGCAGTCCGTCACCGGGCTTGCCTCCGGAATCGTGCAGGTGGAGGACAACTACGACCACCGCTGCGCGCTGACCTCCGCCGGGGCCGTGCTCTGCTGGGGCCGCGGCGCCGAAGGCCAGCTCGGACGCGGCAGCGCGACGGCTGCGGCTCCGAGCCCCTCGAGGGACCGGAGCGACCGATCGGCGTCGGGTGCATGGCGCACCGATGCAACGACGTTCATGGATGCCGTGCAGCGCGGAGTGCGTACCGGTGCCCGCCCCGGCGGTGCCGGGTCCGGCCCGGAAGGCGCACCCACCGGCAACCTCTCGTCGGAGGTCTCCGCCGTGCTGCCCACGGTGGCACAGGTCGCGACCGGCGCGACCCACGCGTGCGCCCGCACGACGACGGCACGCCTGTGGTGCTGGGGTGACAACCAATACGGCCAGGCGCCGGGGGCGCAGGGCCCGCTGACGACGACGCCCACCGAGGTCACCGCGCTCAGCGGCGTGACCGACGTGGGTCTGGGTGATGACACGACCTGCGCCGTGGTCTCGTCGCGCACGTGGTGCTGGGGGCTCAACCTCCAGCACCAGGTCTCACCGAGCGACGAGGAATGGTACGTCGCCACGCCCACGCGGTACGACGCCCTTCCCGTCGACGTGACCCAGGTGGGCAGCGGACTCGCCCACTCGTGTGCGCTGCGCACCGCGGGCGGGGTCAGCTGTTGGGGCAGCAACTTCCAGGGCGGACTGGGCGACGGGACGTCCGACGACTCGGCCACGCCGGTCGTCCCCGTCGGGCTCGGGTCAGGCGTCGCGTCTCTGGCCGAGGGCACGCCGAACTGCGTCCTCATGACGTCCGGGCAGGTGCGCTGCTGGAGCTTCGCGTCACCCACCCGCGACAGTGCGACACCCGTCGTCGTGCCGCTCCCGGCCGCCGCCACGTCGGTGACGGTGGGAGAGGCCGCCTGCGCGCTGCTCACGACGGGGGCCGTCTACTGCTGGGGCGACAACCGGTTCGGCTATCTGGGCGACGGGACGCTCACTCCCCGTACCGGGATCCGCCTGGTGCGTGGTCTCGAGTCGGGTGTCACGGCGATCTCGTCAGGCGGCAGTGTGACGTGCGCGGTGCTCGCCGCCGGCCCGACGAGGTGCTGGGGTGGCAGCTCGGCCGGCCTCGGCAACGCCTCGGTCAACTGGTCGTCGGTGCCGAAGCAGGTCGGGTCGACAGGGGCGGCGGTCCGCCGGGTGGCGGTCGGCAGCGGGTTCGCCTGCGTGCTCGACGCCCGCCCGTCGGTGTGGTGCTGGGGCGACAGCTACCACGGGCAGCTGGCACTGCCGCCGGAAGCGGTCAAGCGGTACTCCCGGCTGCCTCTGCGCATCGGCTGACAAGCCCACCCACCGGCATCCACATCGCCCCGTCGGGAGGGCGCTCAGCTCCCGTCGAGTGGTCACCGTGACCACTCGACGGGGGTTACCCGCCCTCTCGACGGGAAGGGTGGGGTCGTCAGGCGGGGCCGACGCGGACGGTCAGCACTCCTGGGCGCACGACCGCGCGGACGGTGCGGGCCTCGCCGATCACGTCACCGTCGATCTGCACCGGCAGCGGGCGGTCGCTGCGGACCGTGACCTCCCGGCAGGTGTGGTGGTCGAGCGTCGGGTGTCCCTTGCGCTGGCGGGTGGCGACCCGGGTGGCCACGGGCACCCAGCCGACGACGCCGCGGGGGGAGGCGATGACGGCGTCGAGCTGCCCGTCGTCGACCCGGGCGTTCGGCATGAGCACGAGCCCGCCCAGCAGGCGGCCGCAGTTGCCGATGACGACCATGCGCGCCCGACGCCGGAACGCCGGCTGGCCGTCGACCTGCACCCGCACCCGGAACTCGGGCGAGACGAGGTGCTTGAGCCCCGAGACCATGTACGCCGGCCAGCCGACGCGCGCCTTGAGGATCTCGTTGGTGCCGGCCATGATCGCGGCGTCCATGCCCATCCCGGCCATGACGAGGAAGTGGTGGGTCTCCACCGTGCCCGTCACGCCAGCGGCGCTCACCGCCGTCGCCGCTCCCGAGGCGTCGGCGTCCGCCCCCGCCACGGACTCCTCGTCGCCGACGACGAGGTCGCCGACGTCGATGCGCCGGTTGCGCCCGGTGAGGGCGACGGTCACGGCAGCGTCGAGGTCGTCGACCGGGAGGTCGAGGTTGCGGGCCAGAAGGTTGCCGGTGCCCGCGGGCAGGATGCCGAGCGGGGTGTCCGAGCCGAGCAGCGCCGACGCGACCGCCCGCACCGTGCCATCGCCGCCGAGACTGCAGACGAGGTCCACGCCGTCGCGCAGGGCGCGCTCGGCCTGGCCCTGGCCCGGGTCCGCGACCGTGGTCTCGGCGAGCGTGGGCTCGGCCCAGCCCGCCGCGAGGAACGCCGCCGTGAGCCGCTGCCGGGTCGCGACGAGGTCGGTGAACTTCGTCGGGTTGACGATGACGGCGGCGCGCTTCAGCGGGGCCGGTGGTTCGTCGTCGTCGGGGCGGAAGTGGTCGCGCGGGGGACGCGCCCGCCCCCGGCGCAGCAGCCCGGCGTAGGCCTGCGAGTCGGTGCGTGAGAGCACCACGCCCCCCACGACCAGCGCCAGCACGACGATGCCGGCGATGATCCACGGGAGGTGTTCGGTGAGCACTGGTGCACGGTAGCCGAGCAGGCCGGACGGGCCCGAACCGGCGGCCCTAGGCTGGCCCCATGCCCTCGGTCGCACCTCCGCGTCCCGACCCGGCGGCGTCCGCCGCCGGTGTCGCCACCGCTGCCACCGCCGTCGCCACCGTCTTCATCGCCCACGGGAGCGTGGCCGCATGAAGCTGCCCGAGACCCGCGTGCCCGACCCGCACGAGGCGCCCGGCATCCGCTGGGGCGTGCTCGGGCCGGGCGGCATCGCCCGGTCGTTCGCGGATGCCGTCGCGGTCGGCACCGCGTCGAGGGTCGTGGCCGTGGGGTCGCGCAGCCTCGACCGGGCGCAGGTCTTCGCCGCCGACTTCGACGTGCCGCGGGCGCACGGCAGCTACGAGGACCTCGTCGCCGACCCCGAGGTCGACGCCGTCTACGTCGCCTCGCCCCACAGCGAGCACCGCGACCACGCGCTGCTCGCCCTTCAGGCCGGCAAGGCCGTGCTCGTCGAGAAGGCCTTCGCCCGCAACGCCGCCGAGGCCGCCGAGGTGTTCACCGCGGCCCGTGCGGCGGGCGTGCTCGTGTCCGAGGCGATGTGGAGCCGCCATCTGCCCCAGTACGACGTCGTCGCGCAGGTCGTCGGGAGCGGGCTCATCGGCGAGCTCGTCACCGTCTTCGCCGACCACGGCCAGCCCCTCTTCCCCGACGGCCCCGAGCGGCTGGCCCGACCCGAGCTGGCCGGTGGCGCCCTGCTCGACCTCGGGGTCTACCCGATCAGCTTCGCCGACCACGTGATGGGGCCTGCGACCGAGGTCATGGCGTCGGGCACCCTCACCGACCTCGGCGTCGACGCCCAGTCGAACGTCCTGCTGCGCAACGACGCCGGCGCCCAGGCGGTGCTCTCGTGCACCATGCTGGCCGCCACCCCCTGCACCGCCGCCGTCGTCGGCACCCGCGGGCGGCTCGAGCTGAGCGGCGCGTTCTACGGGGCGGCCGACGTGCGCCTCGTCGACGGCGAGCACCGGGTGGTCGACGAGCGGCCCGGGGGGTTCCCCGACGACGTGCGCGGGTTCAGCTACGAGATCGCCGAGTTCGCCCGCGCCCTGACCGCCGGTGAGCCGGAGACGGCCGTGATGACCCATGCCACCACGCTGCGCGTCATGGAGACCATGGACGAGGTGAGGCGCCGCCTGGGCATGACCTACCCGGGCGAGTGACGGGTACGCAGCGACGAGGGCGCGACACCGGCGCCCGATCCGGGACGAAGGGCGGGACGCCGAATGGCCGGCTCCCGCCGGACAGCGCACGACGACGAAGGAGCACGCGATGAGCACGCCGAGCAGCACCCCCACCGACGCGACGACGACCGAGGCCTGGGGTCGCCTGCAGCAGCTGGCGGACCGCAAGGTCGACCTGCGCCAGGCGTTCGACGCCGATCCGCAGCGCGCCGAACGGTTCTCGTACGACGCTGCCGACCTCTTCGTCGACCTGTCGAAGAACCTCGTCGACGACGAGGTGCTCGCTGCGCTCGTCGACCTCGCCGGCCAGGTGGGCCTCACCCAGCGTCGCGACGCGATGTTCGCGGGCGAGCGCATCAACGTCACCGAGGACCGCGCGGTGCTGCACACGGCGCTGCGCGACCCTGAGGGCGTGCGCGTCGAGGTCGACGGCGAGGACGTCGTCCCGGTGGTGCACGAGGTGCTCGACAAGGTCTACGCCTTCGCCGAGAAGGTGCGCAGCGGCGAGTGGGTCGGCGTCACCGGCAAGCGCATCACGACGGTCGTCAACATCGGCATCGGCGGCAGCGACCTGGGGCCCGTCATGGTCTACGAGGCCCTCAAGCCCTACGTGCAGCCGGGTCTGAGCGCGCGCTTCGTCTCGAACATCGACCCGACCGACGTGGCCGAGAAGACGCGCGACCTCGACCCCGAGCAGACGCTGTTCATCGTCGCGTCGAAGACGTTCACCACTCTCGAGACCCTGACCAACGCCCGGCTGTGCCGGGCCTGGCTGCTCGACGGCCTGCGGGCCTCCGGCGCGATCGCCGACGGTGACGACGCGGCATCCGAGGCCATCGCGAAGCACTTCGTCGCGGTGTCGACGGCCC
This is a stretch of genomic DNA from Terracoccus luteus. It encodes these proteins:
- a CDS encoding anti-sigma factor family protein — protein: MMVTDDRTTPSGGHGQPLAELVEGLLPAPRRREVEAHVATCEACTAEVRLARLGREVGRRGRFDRPADGAGYGADAGPDAVEASDAGLHDRLMARLPAAARAQATDGGGSAAGSQRGLSRRGLLVAAAGLVVAAAGVEAVRRTTGGGETPVTSRPGTGASSGVGGADGGVGDGAGVLETAVADYRSGRLPVTGRPAAMAPDLRGLGLSVEASGGGRLAEQPVSAFRYRTGSGERVVVYVSDRPFTAPALQDAQYVPKPVEDMWVTWIPGRAPTLVLGEDERLVHDVCEALI
- a CDS encoding RNA polymerase sigma factor translates to MHFEEAVRADAARLHRLARRLTDSSHDAEDLLQDTYLLAWRSWERSGPPDRVTPWLVTICLNQARSRRRRTSSLPLTPEDVGAVLDADVVRQVTAGDVEDRVLGNLDTGRVRAALRRLPYAQRESLVLMDLCGLTAAESAGILDVPRGTVLSRVHRGRQALALLLLQTQEVS
- a CDS encoding diacylglycerol/lipid kinase family protein, whose translation is MLTEHLPWIIAGIVVLALVVGGVVLSRTDSQAYAGLLRRGRARPPRDHFRPDDDEPPAPLKRAAVIVNPTKFTDLVATRQRLTAAFLAAGWAEPTLAETTVADPGQGQAERALRDGVDLVCSLGGDGTVRAVASALLGSDTPLGILPAGTGNLLARNLDLPVDDLDAAVTVALTGRNRRIDVGDLVVGDEESVAGADADASGAATAVSAAGVTGTVETHHFLVMAGMGMDAAIMAGTNEILKARVGWPAYMVSGLKHLVSPEFRVRVQVDGQPAFRRRARMVVIGNCGRLLGGLVLMPNARVDDGQLDAVIASPRGVVGWVPVATRVATRQRKGHPTLDHHTCREVTVRSDRPLPVQIDGDVIGEARTVRAVVRPGVLTVRVGPA
- a CDS encoding Gfo/Idh/MocA family protein is translated as MKLPETRVPDPHEAPGIRWGVLGPGGIARSFADAVAVGTASRVVAVGSRSLDRAQVFAADFDVPRAHGSYEDLVADPEVDAVYVASPHSEHRDHALLALQAGKAVLVEKAFARNAAEAAEVFTAARAAGVLVSEAMWSRHLPQYDVVAQVVGSGLIGELVTVFADHGQPLFPDGPERLARPELAGGALLDLGVYPISFADHVMGPATEVMASGTLTDLGVDAQSNVLLRNDAGAQAVLSCTMLAATPCTAAVVGTRGRLELSGAFYGAADVRLVDGEHRVVDERPGGFPDDVRGFSYEIAEFARALTAGEPETAVMTHATTLRVMETMDEVRRRLGMTYPGE